CACCCTCGGCCATCAGCGCATCGAGGCGTGGCAGCGTCTGCGCAACCAGTGCGTCTTCGCTCGCGGCACGCAGGGATTTGACCGAGGAGACGATGCCGCCGCCGGCACGGGCGACTTCTTCATAGGTGGCGCCGGCCAGCCGCATCTCGAACTCGTTGGCACGGTTGCCGGCATGGATGAGATGGGTGTGGCAGTCGATCAGGCCGGGCGTGATCCAGCGGCCTTCGCAATCGGTAGTCTCGCCGCCCTGAGCCAACGCTGACGGCATGTCGGCTTCCGGACCGGCATAGACGATGACGCCGTCACGGGCGACGATCGCGCCCTTTTCGACGATGCCAACTCCGGCAACGCCTTCGGCCATGGTCGCCAGGCGTGCATCGCGCCAAAGCTGAAGGCCCCCTGCCCGGCTTTTGTCTTGTGCCGCCATCATCTTTTTCCGTTGCTTGGATGGCGATTATGTATATACATATTGAAACGCGCTGCAAGTGCATTGTTGATGGAATGCGGAGAAAAACGTGACGGCGATCTTTGCGGAACAGGCGCTGCTGGCCGATGGCTGGCATGACAAGGTGCGGATCTCGCTGAGCGGCGGTCAGATCGCGAAGGTGGAGCCAGGTTCTTCGCCGCGGAGCGGTGACGAACGCCACGCCATTCTGGTGCCCGGCATGCCGAACCTGCACAGCCACGCCTTCCAGCGCGGCATGGCCGGGCTTGCCGAACTGCGCGGTCCCTCCGCCGACAGCTTCTGGAGCTGGCGCGAGGTGATGTACCGCTTTGCGCTGTCGATGACGCCGGACCAGGTCGAGGCGGTCGCCGCCCAGCTTTATGTCGAAATGCTGGAGGCCGGATTCTCGCGCGTCGGCGAATTTCATTATCTCCACCACGATCGCGACGGAAAACCCTATGCCAACCTTGCCGAGATGGCCGAACGTATTGCCGCGGCCGCCGGCGAAACCGGGATCGGCCTGACGCTGCTGCCGGTGTTTTATGCCCATTCCTCCTTCAGCGGCGCTGCGCCCAACGAAGGCCAGCGGCGATTCATCAACGATGTGAATCGGTTCGAACGCTTGCTTGAGAAAAGCCGCGAATCGGTTCGTGCGTTGAATCAGGCTGTCGTTGGCGTCGCCCCGCACAGCCTGCGCGCCGCGACGCCGGAGGAACTCAGCGCTGTTGCCGCCATTGCGCCGGACGGACCGATCCACATCCACGTCGCCGAGCAGGTGAAGGAGGTCGAGGATTGCCTGGCGTGGTCGGGTGCGCGACCGGTCGAATGGCTGCTCGCCAATGCCGGGATCGACAAGCGTTGGTCCCTGATCCACGCCACCCACATGACCGAGGCTGAGACAACCGGCATGGCCAGAAGCGGCGCCATTGCCGGGCTTTGCCCGATCACCGAGGCCAATCTCGGCGACGGCACCTTTTCAGCACCTCTGTTCATCGAACATGGCGGCCGCTTCGGCGTCGGCTCGGATTCCAACGTGCTGATCGGCCTGCCGGATGAATTGCGCCAGCTCGAATATTCGCAGCGCCTCGCACACCGCGCCCGCAATGTGCTGGCGGTGGCCGGCGGCTCGACCGGGCGGGCTCTGTTCGACGCCGCCCTCGATGGCGGCAGCACCGCACTCGGCACCGGCCCGTCGCGGATCGCCGCCGGCGCCGCGGCTGATTTCGTCTCCCTCGACGAAAACCATCCTTCGCTGGCCGGAAAAAGTGGCGATGCGATCCTCGACGCCTGGATCTTTGCCAATGGCGGCAAGGTCGATTGCGTCTGGGTGCACGGAAAAAAACAAGTCAGCGGCGGCCGGCATGTAGCGCGTGAGACGATCGCCGAGCGCTTTCGTCAGGTGATGACAGCGCTTTCGGCATGAGCATTTCAGAGACAGCGGTGGTAGAAGGCGGCTCGCTGCACCAGCGCATCCTGTCCGACATCAGCGAGAAAATAATGTCCGGCGCCTGGGCGCCGGGCCACCGCATCCCGTTCGAGCACGAGCTGACGGCGCAGTATCATTGCTCGCGCATGACGGTGAACAAGGCGCTGTCGCAACTGGCCAAGGCCGGGCTGATCGAGCGCCGCCGCCGTTCGGGCAGTTTCGTGCGCCAGCCGCAATCGCAGGCCGCGGTGCTGGAAATCCACGACATCAGGATCGAGGTCGAGGCGCTTGGGCTGGCCTATCGCTACGAGCGCGTGGCGCGGCAGAAAAGGCGCAGCAGCGCCGAGGATCGCGCCTTGCTGGAATTGGGAGCGGCTGGACAGGTGCTGGCGCTGGAATGCCGGCATTTCGCCGGCAAGCGGCCGTTCGCGCACGAACAGCGGCTGATCAATCTCGCCGCCGTCGCGGAAGCCGCCGAGGAGGAGTTTCTCGACATCGCCCCCGGCCCTTGGCTGATCGGCCGCGTGCCATGGAGCGAGGCAGAGCACCGTATCCGCGCGGTGGCGGCCGACAGGCATATTGCCGAAGCGCTCGACATCGCAACCGGCGCGCCCTGCCTGGTGGTCGAGCGCCGGACCTGGAGCGCCGAGCACCCAGTGACGCAGGTGAGGTTCACCTACGCCGCGGAGAGCCACACGCTGGTGGCGCGGTTCAGGCCTTCGCAGGGGTAGCTCCTTTACCCTCCCCCTTGTGGGGAGGGTCGCTGCGAAGCAGCGGGGTGGGGGTCGGCGCCAAGCCCCCCACCCGGACCTTCGGTCCGACCTCCCCACAAGGGGAGGTAGAAGGCTGCACTTTAAATCGCCGCCGTAACAATAATCTCGACCACATATTCCGGCCCTGCAAGCTTGGCCTCGCCCGTGGCGCGGGCGGGCGTGTTGCCTTGCGGGACCCACTTGTCCCATTCCTTGTTCATCTCGGCGAAGGTGCCCATATCGGCCAGCCAGATGATCGCCTGCAGGATCTTGGTCTTGTCGGTGCCGGCCTTGGCCAGCAGTTCGTCGATAGATGCGAGGATCGACCTGGTCTGTTCGCCAACGCTGGCGCCGGGCGTTCCGACCTGGCCGGCGAGATAGACGGTGTTGCCGTGGATGACGATCTGGCTCATGCGCGGGCCAACATCGATGCGACGAATGCTCATGGGATGGTTCCTTCGTTTGTCGGTGCGCCTGTTTAGAGTCGCTGCCGCCTCCGGGCAAGGCCAACAGCGCGAAACCTCTTGAGCCTGGGTTGGATCTTGGGCCGCAAATGTCTATCTGCGCCGAGGTATTTCTTTCCGGCGCGGATTGCCGACCTCGTGTGAGAGTGGCAAGACTTCGCGCCAAACCAGGTTGAGAGGATGAGAGCCATGGAATATCGAGAAATCAGCGAGGACTATTCGGTCTCGGGCCAGATCCAGCCCGAAGATGCCGCCGCCATCAAGGAAGCCGGTTTCAAGAGCGTGATCTGCAACCGGCCGGATGACGAGCAGCCCGACCAGCCTTCGGCCGACAGCGTCAAGGCGGCGGTCGAAGCCGCGGGGCTGGCCTTCCGCTACATCCCGGTAATCAGCGGCCAGATCACAGCCGAGAATGTCGAAGATCAGGCCGAAGCGCTCGACGCGCTCGAAGGCCCGGTGTTTGCTTATTGCCGCTCGGGCGCGCGCTGCACCAATCTCTACGGGCTGATTCAGCAGTCCAAGGGGTGAGCATCTGAGGCGCTGGCGATCCCTCACACCCCCCTCTGTCCTGCCGGACATCATCTCCCCCGCAAGGGGGGAGATCGGATGTCGCCTTCGCTTTTCGCCAATCGCCGACGTTGCAGGATGAGCGCTATCGACAAAGCTGCTGATCTCCCTCCTTGCGGGGGAGATGGCCGGCAGGCCAGAGGGGGGTGCTGTCCCGCCGACGTATCAACTGAAACTCTCTCAAACTAGATCGGCAGCGCGCCGGTTTCCTTCAACGTCTCCAGCACGATCGCCGTCTTTACATGCTGTACCGATTCATGCGGCAGGAGCACGCCGTTGACGAACTCCGACAATGATTTGAGATCGGGTGTCACCACTTTCAGGATGTAATCCATCTCGCCGGTCAACGCGTGCGCCTCCTGCACCTCGGGCAGCCGGGCCAGCAGTTCGCCAAAGCGCCTGGCATTGTCGCGGTTATGGGTGGCGAGCGTCACCGAGATGACGTTGACCAGCGAGAAGCCGAGCTTGTCGCGGTCGAGCACGGCGCGATAGCCCTTGATGTAGCCGTCTTCCTCCAGCCGCTGGCGGCGGCGTGAGCATTGCGATGCCGACAGGTTCACGCGCTGCGAGAGATCGTTGTTGGTGAGCCGCGCGTCGCCCTGCAAGAGAGCCATTATCTTGCGGTCAAATTGATCGATGCGCGCTTCATTCATCGATTCATCTCCAATCATGCATGAATTACGCACGAGATGATCATTTCAAGCGTTTGAATGCAAGCACCGTGCGGTCACTTCGCACTATCATGCGTCATCTCGTGGTCCGATGCGGCCACCATCCGTTTGGAGGAATGCCATGGGTCCCTTCCCGCACGACGCCCCGCCCGCAAAGATCAGCAAGGAAAACCCCGCCGGCACCGACGGTTTCGAGTTCGTCGAGTTCGCGCATGCGGAGCCGCAGAAGCTAGCAGAACTGTTCACCCGCATGGGCTATGTCGCGGTGGCCAAGCACCGCACGAAGGACATCACCGTCTGGCGCCAGGGCGATATCAACTATGTCGTCAATGCCGAACCGGGCTCGCATGCGATGAAGTTCGTCGACAAACACGGCCCTTGCGCCGCCTCGATGGCCTGGCGTGTTGTCGATGCCAAGCACGCATTCGAGCATGCGGTATCGAAAGGCGCCACGCCCTACGACGGCAACGACAAGGCGCTCGACGTGCCGGCCATTGTCGGCATTGGCGGCTCGCTGCTCTATTTCATCGAAGCCTATGGCAAGAAGGGCTCGGCCTATGATGCCGAGTTCGAGTGGCTGGGCGAACGCGACCCGCGGCCGCAAGGCGTCGGCTTCTATTTCCTCGACCACCTCACCCACAATGTCTATCGCGGCCAGATGGACAAATGGTGGGACTTTTATCGCGAGCTGTTCGGCTTCAAGCAGATCCATTTCTTCGACATCGACGGCAAGATCACCGGCCTCGTCAGCCGCGCCATCACCTCGCCCTGCGGCAAGATCCGTATCCCGCTGAACGAGTCCAAGGACGACACCAGCCAGATCGCCGAGTATCTGAAGAAGTACAATGGCGAAGGCATCCAGCATATCGCTGTCGGCACCGACGACATCTACGCCGCCACCGACAAGCTTGCCGACAACGGGCTGAAGTTCATGCCCGGTCCGCCGGAGACCTACTACGACATGTCGTACAACAGGGTGAACGGGCATGACGAGCCGATCGAGCGGATGAAGAAGCACGGCATCCTGATCGACGGCGAAGGCGTGGTCGACGGCGGCATGACCAAGATCCTGCTGCAGATATTCTCCAAACCCGTGATCGGCCCGATCTTCTTCGAATTCATCCAGAGGAAGGGCGACGAAGGTTTTGGCGAAGGCAATTTCCGCGCGCTGTTCGAGTCGATCGAGCAGGACCAGATCAAGCGCGGCGTGATCAAGGTCGATGGCAAGGCGGCGTGAACCGTGAACGTCTCCATAACCGAAGCAAAGGCCAAACTAACGGAACTCGTCGGCCGCGCGGAGGCCGGCGAGGAGATAGTCATCACTCGTCACGGCAAGATCGCGGCGCGGCTCGTGCCACAAGTTCGAGAAGACTTGTTGTCGCGCATAGGTGCCCTGAAGGGCAAGATTTGGATTTCTGACGATTTCGACACTCGGCCCTGAATGGAACGAGTACACCAGATAAAGGTCAGAGGCCCAACCGCTCGACCTCTTCTTTCCTCACCTTCAAATCATAATCGAGCAAAAACTCGTCCAGCTGCGGCGGCGCGACCGAGCTGCCCGAGAGCATCGCGTGAACCTGGCCGCGATGGTGGATGTCGTGCAGGAAGACATGGGCGAGAATGTCGCCGATCTTTTCGGGGATCATGCCGTCCTCGCGCCGGTCGGTGATGACCTGACGGTCGAGATCCGCCTCCGACAGCTTCTCGCAAAAGGCGATTAGGCGTCGATCTGCTGCGACCTGGGCGGCAAACAGCGCCTGCGGCACATCGAACGGCACGTAGTCGTCATAAGCGGCCGCACCGACGCCGCCTTCTTCGAGAAAATCGAGATAGAGATGATCGACCGCGAGGATGTGGTTGAGCGTCGCCTTGATCGACGGGAAGAAGCTTGTGCGCTCGGCTTCGAATTCGCCGGGCTTTAGCTGCAGCACGGCGCGATAGAGCCGGTCGTTCGACCAGAGATTGTTGCCGGCCATGCGGCTGAAATGCTCGAGCAGGGTCACGCGTTCATTCGTCTGATCAGGCCAATGCCAGCCGCCATCACCGCGAAGCCGGCGACAACGATCAGCAGCAGCCGGTTCATGCGCCGCCGCATCGCCTGCGTCTCCTCGTCCCGCGCCACATTGGTGTTGGTGATGGTGTGGAACATCATCGCCTTGCGCGGGTAGCCGCTGCGGTTGGTCAGATCGGGCGAGCGCGCCTCGATGCGGTAGCTCAGCCGGATCGCCTGGATGAAGACCATCAGAATGGCCAACGCCCAGACGCCGGCCAGCAGGTAGAACGCCTCGCCCGTCATTGCATTGCCCCCTCTTATGCCTGGGACTTCTCGACCTTCTGCTCGATGGCGCCGAAGATCGAGTTTCCGCTTTTATTCTTCATCTCGATACGCACCGTATCGCCAAAGCGCAGGAACGGCGCCTTGGGCTCGCCAGACTCAATGGTCTCGATCATGCGCAGTTCAGCGATGCAGGAATAGCCGGCGCCGCCGGCCGCCACCGGTTTGCCCGGCCCGCCATCCAGCTTGTTGGAGACGGTGCCGGAGCCGATGATGGTGCCGGCAACCAGCGGCCGTGTCTTTGCGGCATGGGCAATCAGCGCCGGGAAGTCGAAGGTCATGTCGACGCCGGCATTAGCACGGCCGAACGGCTTGCCGTTGACGTCGGCGAGCAGAGGCAGGTTGACCTTGCCGCCATCCCAGGCGTCGCCGAGTTCGTCCGGCGTCACCGCCACCGGCGAAAAAGCCGAGGACGGCTTCGACTGGAAGAAGCCAAACCCCTTGGCGAGCTCGGGTCCGGTGAGCGCGCGCAGCGTCACATCATTGACCAGCATGACCAGCCGGATGGCGGCGCGCGCCTGGTCGAGGCTGGCGCCCATCGGCACATCGTCGACGACGACGGCGACCTCCGCCTCCATGTCGATGCCGAAGGCTTCGTCCGCCGCGCGGATCGGCTCGCGCGGCGCGATAAAGGAATCCGAGCCACCCTGGTAGATCAGCGGATCGGTCCAGAAGCTTGCCGGCATCTCGGCGCCGCGGGCTTTGCGCACCAGCTCGACGTGGTTCACATAGGCAGAACCATCGGCCCATTGATAGGCGCGCGGCAGCGGCGAATGGGCGTCATGCTCATGGAAGCGTGCCGACGGCACCGCATTGTTCTCCAGCGATTCGGCGATCGTCGCCAGGTGCGGCGAAATCCGCTGCCAGTCGTCGAGTGCGGCCTGCAGCGTGCGCGCCAGGAACGAGGCGTCGGTGAAGCGCGTCAGGTCGCGCGAGACGACGACAAGCTTTCCGTCGCGCGTTCCGTCCCTCAATGTGGCAAGCTTCATGCGGTTTCCTCTCCTGATGCGGCTTTGGCGCCGTCTAATTTCACAACAAGGCCGTCGCGGGCAATCGTCAAGTCACCCACCCATGATTTCCTGACAGCAGCCTCCCAGTCGGCCTCGCCGATCTCGGGATCATCGGCCGGAATGAGGTGGTTGAGCACCAGCCTCTTCACCCCGGCATCGCTGGCGATGCGGCCTGCCTGCTCGGCAAATGAGTGGCTGGCAAGCAGATGCTCTTTCAGCCGCGCGCCATTGCCGGTCCTGGCGACCAGCCGCTCGATGCCTTCTTCCAGCATGGCCTCATGGACGAGAATGTCGGCATTTCGGGCAAAGCCTGCGAGCGGCGGAAAGAAGGCTGTGTCGGCCGAGAACACGACGCTATTCGCACCATGCTCGAAGCGCAGCGCGAAACAGTCGGTCACCGGCGGATGGTCGACGCGCAGTGCCGAGACCTTCAGGCCGCGCTGCGCAAAAATCTCGCCCTCGCCGAATTCCACGATCGAAACCATTTCGCGAATGTCCGGCCTGCCCTCATCGACGATGCGAATTTCGATGTCGAACTCCATCGCCTGGCAGAAACGGCGCCAGTATTGGCCGGTGCCGGGCGGTCCGAACAGCGTCACCGGGCTGGCGAGGCCGGCGGTCCAGGCGGTGTGGAGCAACGGGCCCAGTTCCAGCACATGGTCGGAATGCAGATGGGTGATGAAGACCAGGTCGAGCGCCTTCAGGCTGACGGCGGCATCGACCAGGCCGCGCGTGACGCCGAGCCCGCAATCGACGACGATGGTTCGCCCGCCCAGTTCCAGCAGCGACGAACTCGGCCACGGCCCGCCCGGCCGCAGCGCCGGGCCGCCCTTGGAGCCGAGAAGCACCAGCCGGTCGTTCATTGGGCTGATCTCAAGACCAGTCGCCCTCCGGCGTGCCGTTGAAACGCTTCTTCAGATCGGTCCAGCAATCGATGTAATTGTCCTGCCTCGTTTCAAGCTCGGCGCCGTAGCGGGTGAGCATTTGCGGGAATCGGGTCTCGAACATGAAGGCCATGGTGTTGTCGAGCTTGACCGGTTTCAGCTCCGAGCGCGAGGCCTTTTCGAAGCCAGGCGCGTCTGGGCCGTGGGCCAGCATCAGATTGTGCAGGCTGATGCCGCCCGGGACAAAACCTTCTTCCTTGGCGTCGTACTGGCCGTGGATCAGGCCCATGAACTCGCTCATGATGTTTCGGTGGTACCAGGGCGGGCGGAACGTATCCTCCGCCACCAGCCAGCGCGGCGGGAAGATGACGAAGTCGATGTTGGCGGTGCCCTCCTCGCCGCTCGGCGCCGTCAGCACGGTGAAGATCGACGGATCGGGATGGTCGAACAGGATGGCGCCGACCGGAGAAAACGTCGCCAGATCATATTTGTAGGGCGCATAATTGCCGTGCCAGGCGACGACGTCGAGCGGCGAATGGCCGATCTCGGTGACGTTGAAATTGCCGCACCATTTCACCGTCAGCCGGCACGGCGTCTCCTTCTCCTCGAACCAGGCGCAGGGCGTCTTGAAGTCGCGCGGATTGGCGAGGCAATTGGCGCCGATCGGACCGCGGTCGGGCAGCGTCAGCTTGGCACCATAGTTTTCGCAGACATAGCCGCGCACTTCCTTGTCGATGAGCTCGACCTTGAACACCAGCCCGCGCGGCAAAACGGCGATCTCGCCGGGCCGCAGCTCGATGACGCCCATCTCGGTGACGAAGCGCAAGGCGCCGACCTGGGGGACGATCAGCAACTCGCCATCGGCATTGAAGAAATGGTCGTCGACCATCGATCGGTTGGCGACATAGACATGCGCGGCCATGCCGCTTTGGCCCAGCACATCTCCGGCGCTGGTGATGGTGCGCATCCCTTGAATGAAATCGGTCGGCTCCTTCGGCATCGGCACCGGGTTCCAGCGGTACTGGCCGAGCGCCAGCTCGTGGTCGCCGACATTGGGAGCGGTCTTCCACAGGGGATAGCTCGCCGCCTTGAAGCGGCCGGTGTGTTTTACGCTCGGCCGGATGCGGTAGAGCCAGGAGCGCTCATTGGTGCCGCGCGGGGCGGTGAAGGGCGAGCCCGAGAGCTGCTCGGCATAAAGTCCGTAAGCCGGTCGCTGCGGGGAATTGCGCCCTTGCGGCAGCGAGCCGGGCAGCGTTTCGGTCTCAAAATCATTGCCGAAGCCCGGCATGTAGGAAAATTCCATCCGATCCTCCCTGATCCCGACCGCCGCGAAGCGAGGCCTGCCGGCTATGTTGACCAAACTGGTTTCATTTGTAACCATCGAAAATGTAACTATCAACGGCTGATGCCGCATCCACGGTGCGCATATGAACCCTCGAACTCGAAAATTTCCTGCCCTACCGGCTCTACCGGCTGGCCGATGCCGTCAGCCGCGAATTTTCAAAAATCTACCGCGACCGTCACGGTCTGACGCGGCCGGAATGGCGCGCCCTGTCAGGGCTCGGACAGCGCGGCACCATGACGGCGACAGCGCTTGGCGAACAGTCGGCCATGCACAAGACCAAGGTGTCGCGCGCCGTGGCGGAACTGGAGCGAAGGCGCTGGCTGGTACGCACAACTGACGAGAATGATCGACGTGTGGAGCACCTGGCGCTGACGAAGGCGGGGCTGGCGGCCTATGGCGAAATGGTGCCGCTGGCGAAGGCGTTCGAACGGGAGTTGCTGGAGAGGTTGAGCACAGAGGAGCGGACAGCGATTGTGAGCGGCGTGGCGGCGCTGGAGGCAAAACTCACCTTGGGTTGAGATCTTCCCATAAGTTCGACCGTCGCTGAAATCAGATCGCGAATGCGGCAGGCAACGCCCCTAGACCGTAATAGGCGCGTTCGGCTTCAATGAAGCCTCTGACACGGCTTCGAAATGCCGCCGGATCATCAATGTAGGCTAGAAGCGCCTGCGCTTGCGAAGCC
This region of Mesorhizobium sp. C432A genomic DNA includes:
- a CDS encoding formimidoylglutamate deiminase, with the translated sequence MTAIFAEQALLADGWHDKVRISLSGGQIAKVEPGSSPRSGDERHAILVPGMPNLHSHAFQRGMAGLAELRGPSADSFWSWREVMYRFALSMTPDQVEAVAAQLYVEMLEAGFSRVGEFHYLHHDRDGKPYANLAEMAERIAAAAGETGIGLTLLPVFYAHSSFSGAAPNEGQRRFINDVNRFERLLEKSRESVRALNQAVVGVAPHSLRAATPEELSAVAAIAPDGPIHIHVAEQVKEVEDCLAWSGARPVEWLLANAGIDKRWSLIHATHMTEAETTGMARSGAIAGLCPITEANLGDGTFSAPLFIEHGGRFGVGSDSNVLIGLPDELRQLEYSQRLAHRARNVLAVAGGSTGRALFDAALDGGSTALGTGPSRIAAGAAADFVSLDENHPSLAGKSGDAILDAWIFANGGKVDCVWVHGKKQVSGGRHVARETIAERFRQVMTALSA
- a CDS encoding MarR family transcriptional regulator yields the protein MPYRLYRLADAVSREFSKIYRDRHGLTRPEWRALSGLGQRGTMTATALGEQSAMHKTKVSRAVAELERRRWLVRTTDENDRRVEHLALTKAGLAAYGEMVPLAKAFERELLERLSTEERTAIVSGVAALEAKLTLG
- the hutC gene encoding histidine utilization repressor encodes the protein MSISETAVVEGGSLHQRILSDISEKIMSGAWAPGHRIPFEHELTAQYHCSRMTVNKALSQLAKAGLIERRRRSGSFVRQPQSQAAVLEIHDIRIEVEALGLAYRYERVARQKRRSSAEDRALLELGAAGQVLALECRHFAGKRPFAHEQRLINLAAVAEAAEEEFLDIAPGPWLIGRVPWSEAEHRIRAVAADRHIAEALDIATGAPCLVVERRTWSAEHPVTQVRFTYAAESHTLVARFRPSQG
- a CDS encoding DinB family protein, producing the protein MTLLEHFSRMAGNNLWSNDRLYRAVLQLKPGEFEAERTSFFPSIKATLNHILAVDHLYLDFLEEGGVGAAAYDDYVPFDVPQALFAAQVAADRRLIAFCEKLSEADLDRQVITDRREDGMIPEKIGDILAHVFLHDIHHRGQVHAMLSGSSVAPPQLDEFLLDYDLKVRKEEVERLGL
- a CDS encoding type II toxin-antitoxin system prevent-host-death family antitoxin — translated: MNVSITEAKAKLTELVGRAEAGEEIVITRHGKIAARLVPQVREDLLSRIGALKGKIWISDDFDTRP
- a CDS encoding TIGR01244 family sulfur transferase, which produces MEYREISEDYSVSGQIQPEDAAAIKEAGFKSVICNRPDDEQPDQPSADSVKAAVEAAGLAFRYIPVISGQITAENVEDQAEALDALEGPVFAYCRSGARCTNLYGLIQQSKG
- the hppD gene encoding 4-hydroxyphenylpyruvate dioxygenase, whose translation is MGPFPHDAPPAKISKENPAGTDGFEFVEFAHAEPQKLAELFTRMGYVAVAKHRTKDITVWRQGDINYVVNAEPGSHAMKFVDKHGPCAASMAWRVVDAKHAFEHAVSKGATPYDGNDKALDVPAIVGIGGSLLYFIEAYGKKGSAYDAEFEWLGERDPRPQGVGFYFLDHLTHNVYRGQMDKWWDFYRELFGFKQIHFFDIDGKITGLVSRAITSPCGKIRIPLNESKDDTSQIAEYLKKYNGEGIQHIAVGTDDIYAATDKLADNGLKFMPGPPETYYDMSYNRVNGHDEPIERMKKHGILIDGEGVVDGGMTKILLQIFSKPVIGPIFFEFIQRKGDEGFGEGNFRALFESIEQDQIKRGVIKVDGKAA
- the hmgA gene encoding homogentisate 1,2-dioxygenase, producing MEFSYMPGFGNDFETETLPGSLPQGRNSPQRPAYGLYAEQLSGSPFTAPRGTNERSWLYRIRPSVKHTGRFKAASYPLWKTAPNVGDHELALGQYRWNPVPMPKEPTDFIQGMRTITSAGDVLGQSGMAAHVYVANRSMVDDHFFNADGELLIVPQVGALRFVTEMGVIELRPGEIAVLPRGLVFKVELIDKEVRGYVCENYGAKLTLPDRGPIGANCLANPRDFKTPCAWFEEKETPCRLTVKWCGNFNVTEIGHSPLDVVAWHGNYAPYKYDLATFSPVGAILFDHPDPSIFTVLTAPSGEEGTANIDFVIFPPRWLVAEDTFRPPWYHRNIMSEFMGLIHGQYDAKEEGFVPGGISLHNLMLAHGPDAPGFEKASRSELKPVKLDNTMAFMFETRFPQMLTRYGAELETRQDNYIDCWTDLKKRFNGTPEGDWS
- a CDS encoding RidA family protein, producing the protein MSIRRIDVGPRMSQIVIHGNTVYLAGQVGTPGASVGEQTRSILASIDELLAKAGTDKTKILQAIIWLADMGTFAEMNKEWDKWVPQGNTPARATGEAKLAGPEYVVEIIVTAAI
- a CDS encoding Lrp/AsnC family transcriptional regulator, which codes for MNEARIDQFDRKIMALLQGDARLTNNDLSQRVNLSASQCSRRRQRLEEDGYIKGYRAVLDRDKLGFSLVNVISVTLATHNRDNARRFGELLARLPEVQEAHALTGEMDYILKVVTPDLKSLSEFVNGVLLPHESVQHVKTAIVLETLKETGALPI
- a CDS encoding fumarylacetoacetate hydrolase family protein, whose translation is MKLATLRDGTRDGKLVVVSRDLTRFTDASFLARTLQAALDDWQRISPHLATIAESLENNAVPSARFHEHDAHSPLPRAYQWADGSAYVNHVELVRKARGAEMPASFWTDPLIYQGGSDSFIAPREPIRAADEAFGIDMEAEVAVVVDDVPMGASLDQARAAIRLVMLVNDVTLRALTGPELAKGFGFFQSKPSSAFSPVAVTPDELGDAWDGGKVNLPLLADVNGKPFGRANAGVDMTFDFPALIAHAAKTRPLVAGTIIGSGTVSNKLDGGPGKPVAAGGAGYSCIAELRMIETIESGEPKAPFLRFGDTVRIEMKNKSGNSIFGAIEQKVEKSQA
- a CDS encoding MBL fold metallo-hydrolase; this translates as MNDRLVLLGSKGGPALRPGGPWPSSSLLELGGRTIVVDCGLGVTRGLVDAAVSLKALDLVFITHLHSDHVLELGPLLHTAWTAGLASPVTLFGPPGTGQYWRRFCQAMEFDIEIRIVDEGRPDIREMVSIVEFGEGEIFAQRGLKVSALRVDHPPVTDCFALRFEHGANSVVFSADTAFFPPLAGFARNADILVHEAMLEEGIERLVARTGNGARLKEHLLASHSFAEQAGRIASDAGVKRLVLNHLIPADDPEIGEADWEAAVRKSWVGDLTIARDGLVVKLDGAKAASGEETA